Proteins from a genomic interval of Candidatus Thiopontia autotrophica:
- a CDS encoding sulfurtransferase TusA family protein, whose product MADFDQELDASGLNCPLPILRTKKTINTMDAGQVLRVVATDPGSVKDIEAFCNQTGNELMSSGEEGGKFVFMIKKS is encoded by the coding sequence ATGGCTGATTTCGATCAAGAACTGGACGCATCAGGACTGAACTGCCCACTACCAATTTTGCGCACCAAGAAGACTATCAACACAATGGATGCTGGACAGGTTCTGCGTGTCGTTGCAACTGATCCGGGTTCAGTAAAAGATATCGAGGCATTCTGTAATCAGACAGGTAACGAGCTTATGTCGTCTGGTGAAGAGGGTGGCAAGTTTGTGTTTATGATCAAGAAGTCTTGA